The Candidatus Neomarinimicrobiota bacterium DNA segment TAATATTTCCGCGAATGTAAATCCTTCAGCAGATCGGCGCATTATAAATTCCTGTGAGAATTAGCTGATTAAATATCACTGATATTTAATCAGTATATCATCACCCCCGCCCGAATCATCAACTTTGTTGGGTCCATAGCTGCGAATCGTGCTGTCAGCGACATTCAGCACATAAGGTGTGCTCCACGAGTCTTTAAATATTTCTCCTGTGCCGTCATTCTGAAGATACGGCCCATTCCATCCTGTCCTGGAAAAGTAATCATAGTCGTCAACTGCACCGGGTTTGGTGGTTAAATCCGTCAGGCTAGAGGGAACCGCTCCCACATCTCCGATATATCCTCTATCAACGTATCTTCCGCCTGCTGTACGGTCGGGTGTGCCGGATATGGCGGCTCTTATCTGCAACATTTCGTTTTTGCTTGCCGCAATTTTTGAATTGGTGATAAAATCATTAATTCTCGGTACTGCAACAGCGGCGAGGACACCCATTAGCGAAATCACCGTCACCAGCTCTATCATCGTAAACCCTTTTGATAATTCGATAGTTCTTTTTGTCATTTTATTACTCGTATTCTCATAATATATCAATTTATCCATTCTGTTTCCATATTTTCTGATTATAACCTATATGAACTTTGAAGCAGGTAATCGGGATCGCTTAAAGTAAATCCCGGAGATAAGCCAAGCGCCGGAACAGCGGGTAATCGATGATAAATATACGGTTTCCTGTTCGGATTCATTGGTACGCGTCCATTCCTGAACAGACTTGCCGGAGTGGTGCCGTCAAATAAAAGAGGTAGAAATGACCACTCCAATGTCATCAGACTGTCAACCGGACTGGGGGGAAATTCGGCTGCGCCTGCAAAAAGTGAGTTGAAATAATGGTTAAAAAAGGCTTGCTGGATATTTAATAAAGTTGTCTCACTTTTCCGAATCTTGCTCTGAAATGTCAATTCGGTGAATTTCGGTACAGC contains these protein-coding regions:
- a CDS encoding prepilin-type N-terminal cleavage/methylation domain-containing protein — encoded protein: MDKLIYYENTSNKMTKRTIELSKGFTMIELVTVISLMGVLAAVAVPRINDFITNSKIAASKNEMLQIRAAISGTPDRTAGGRYVDRGYIGDVGAVPSSLTDLTTKPGAVDDYDYFSRTGWNGPYLQNDGTGEIFKDSWSTPYVLNVADSTIRSYGPNKVDDSGGGDDILIKYQ